DNA from Kogia breviceps isolate mKogBre1 chromosome 3, mKogBre1 haplotype 1, whole genome shotgun sequence:
GGACCCTGTTAAGCCCTGTCATGTGCTCTTCTGCAGGTCGTGGGCTGTAGCAGATAGCCCCAGGGAGGGCCAGGGGTTTGCACCCACATTCTAACCATGTCTTTCTCCCCCCAGACATGCTGTTGATCACCAACAACCCCTATGACTATGCATTCATCTCCCAAGGAGAGACTACTGTGGACTCAATTGATGACGCAGAGGAGCTTATGGCCACTGATGTAAGTGCGTGAGGACCCAGCTGAGAGGCAAGGGGATTGGCGGTCAGGGGTAAATGGGGCCAGTTCACTGGCCCAGGAATAGAGCTAAGACACTGGCTGTCTGTTGTTCAAAGTGGTATGGCCCTCCCTGAGGACCAGAATGTGCCCTATGACCAGGGTGTGCTGGGGTATGGGTGTGGTAAGATAGGGCAGGCCAGTACTTGGTGTTTTCAATCAAAGCAGAGAGGGTTGAAAGCCATGGGACAGAGAAGCAGACAAGCCAAAAAACAAGGCGTTACCAAGGGAAACGGGGTAGCGGTGGTCACGCAGATGCCGTGGGCCTGGGGCAGGCTGTTAGGTAAAGAACCAGGTATAGACACATATGAAAGGTCCAGACAGGGAAGCAAGGGTAGGGCCCAGAAGAGGGGTAACAGTAGGAAACATGAGTGGGCAACCCAGAGCACCTCCAGCGAACAGCCTGACCACTGATGCTGGGGCTGAGGCAGTCTACGCCCCACCCAGCTCTTGTACCTCCCATCTTAGTTTTGGAGTTCCCCACTGGGGATGGGAGTCTCAGAACTCACAGGGATTCAGGAGACAAGATCTCTCTCCAGATAAAGAGGGGTCTCACTTACCTGCCATACTCCCATTTCTGGCTTCCACCAACACGGGGCCCGCCTACAGAATGCCTTTGATGTGCTGagcttcacttcagaggagaagAACTCCATGTACAAGCTGACGGGAGCCATCATGCACTTTGGAAACATGAAGTTCAAACTCAAGCAGCGAGAGGAGCAGGCCGAGCCAGATGGCACCGAAGGTGGGAGTCAGGGATGAGGGGAGCAGCTGTGGAGCCACTGAAGCCTACATCTGCAGAGGAGTCATCTCATCCTTTACTAACTTTGCTACCTGCCCTTTCCTTCCAGAGGCCGACAAGTCCGCCTACCTCATGGGGCTGAACTCAGCCGACCTGCTCAAGGGGCTGTGCCACCCTCGGGTGAAGGTGGGCAACGAGTATGTCACCAAGGGGCAGAATGTCCAGCAGGTGGGTCATCTTCAGAAGTTAAACGAGGGGCTAGCATGGTGCAGTGGGAGCTTTGCAACTCACTCTTTCCTACCACTCTCTCATCCGGGCCTCTCCTCCACCTTCCAGGTGGCGTACGCCACTGGGGCACTGGCCAAGGCCGTGTACGAGAAGATGTTCAACTGGATGGTGACGCGGATCAACGCCACCCTGGAGACCAAGCAGCCGCGCCAGTACTTCATAGGCGTCCTGGACATTGCCGGCTTCGAGATCTTCGACGTGAGTGGGGAGCTCCGGGGCCAGGAGAACAGTAACTCACTGGTTGGCACAGGCAGCCACCACTGGCTGAGCCGGCTGCAGGCCAGGTGCGGGGACAGCGGTGGGCTCTGCAGTGGTGGAGACGGTCATGTGTCTTCAGGCGGCTCTCCCTCCCCGCCCtgacaggggaggggagggaccagCTGCACCCCTTGCCGGGCTGGACGCAGCCCTGGGCCCACCCCGTGGGCCACGGACAGCTGCCCGCCTGacccgctcccctcccccaccccaccccctctgtAGTTCAACAGCTTTGAGCAGCTCTGCATCAACTTCACCAATGAGAAGCTGCAGCAGTTCTTCAACCACCACATGTTCGTGCTGGAGCAGGAGGAGTACAAGAAGGAGGGCATCGAGTGGGAGTTCATCGACTTTGGCATGGACCTGCAGGCCTGCATCGACCTCATTGAGAAGGTGCCGTTTCGGCCCCTCCGCCTGAACTCTCCACTCACACCCCACATGCATGAATGGCCCAGAAAAGTGGCAGACCCCTCTCCCTTCTGGGGATCACGATCCAGACGGCAGAAGAAGCCCAAGCCCTAGTTCCCAGAACCTTGCATTATCCTGGTCACCCAGGAGAGGTTGGTGCCTGGGAGAGCTGAGTTTCCAGAGGCTTGAGAGTGGACACACGGAGGACGGGCACCTCAAGGATGGCCTCCCACACCAGTGTGCTTGCAGCCCTGGTTTACCCATCAAGGAGCAGGAAGTTTGAGGGTGGCACAGGGGAGCATAAGAGAACACCTATTTTCAACCCCATCTTCTCAGGGATCTGGGCGATGGAGTGGTGTGTAAAGCACCTGTAGCATCCACATTCCCAGACTTTCACAAAGGTCCCTCCGAAATCAAACAAAGTCCCACCTTAGGAAGGCTTGAACAGGTCCCAGTCAATAGATGAGTGTACTCAGAGCTGACACTGATACCTAATACCCAAAGGAACatctccatttgcaaatattgaccCTAGAGCAGGGTCCATCTCCATCTGCTTTAAGCAGGCTCAGTGATGCTCTCCCCTCCACCCGCAGCCCATGGGCATCATGTCCATCCTGGAGGAGGAGTGCATGTTCCCCAAGGCCACTGACATGACCTTCAAGGCTAAGCTGTTTGACAACCACCTGGGCAAGTCCAGCAACTTCCAGAAGCCACGCAACATCAAGGGGAGGCCGGAAGCCCACTTCTCCCTGATCCACTACGCCGGCACCGTGGACTATAACATCATAGGCTGgctacaaaaaaacaaagaccCGCTCAACGAGACGGTGGTGGAGTTGTACAAGAAATCCTCGCTCAAGATGCTCGGCGCCCTGTTTGCCAACTATGCTGGGTTTGACACACGTGAGTGGAGACTGGGACCCAGGGGACTGGGCGCAGGATTTCTGCTGTGGTTCTGAGGCAGGTCAAGTGCCACACCCCACCACTTCCATGTCAGGCTGGGCCCCAAGCTTTACAGGTTCAGTGAGATAGAACTGGGTGGAGAAGCTGAGGCACCCACAGTGAAGACCCTGGCCTGCAGGCTAAATGTGAAGAGAGGTTGTGATTCCTCACCCCCTGTCCAGACTCCCCACCCACATGCACACTCGTCCCGTTTTCTCGACTCTCCTTCCCACAGCTATCGAAAGGGGCAAAGGCAAGGCCAAGAAAGGCTCATCTTTTCAGACCGTGTCAGCTCTGCACAGGGTGAGTGTGTGACCCAgtgccaccccagccccactagTCCCCTGCCTGGTTCATCCCCAGCTCCTCCCTCTCAGTCTCTTCAGGCCCTTCCTGATCCTGTCCACCCTGTCTTCTCTCCCCTTCATCTGCTGGTCTCGTCTCTCACTCCTTTCTCATCTCACCTCGCTTCACTGTCCCTCCTGCCTCCCATCCTCTCCCCCTCCACGTCTCCCCTAGCCCTCCTTTATCCTCTAGCTCCTcgcattctctctgtctctctttcccttccttcctctccactcacttctctttttttcctttctttacttttccCTCTTGGGTTTTGGGCCACAGGAGAATCTGAACAAGCTGATGACCAACTTGCGCTCCACACACCCCCACTTCGTGCGGTGCATCATCCCCAATGAGACAAAGACTCCAGGTGAGCCCGAGAAGTCGGGCCCAGCCCGCTGCTGAGACGCATTGTCCCGGGGTCAGGGCCTTCTAGGTCACCTCCTGAGCTCCCACCATGGAGCTTTCCAAATCACACTCTCCTCATCCCATTGCCAATGGAGTCTCACACACTACCTCCCACCCCGGCCACAGTGCTGCCTTACATTTGGAATGTGTAGCTCAGAGTAACGTGCAAGGCACTTTGATGGACATTACCTCACGAGTGCCTTACAACCGCTGATGACACGTGTAAGGATGGTTTATCCCTTTCTGAATGGATCGTAAGGAGATGGAGGAGTCCAGGTGCCTGGGTCCAAGGCCTGGCTCTCTTCTGATCAGTTCAGTGACCTCGGTCAAGTCCCTTAACCTGTCCGGGCTTATTTTATTCTCTAGAAAATGGGCTATATTTGCCCTGGCTATCACCTATGATAACAAGCATAAACCATATAAAACAAGGACTGTGAAAGCCTTTCAGTTACTCTCAAAATATGGCTAGGAAAAAATACTGACTTGCTAAGGTTATAGGCCAGtacgtggcagagccaggatcagAACCCAGAACCCTTGGCTCTTAGTCCCATGCTCTTGCCACATActcctctctcttgccctcctgccACAGGGCTGATAGACAACCCCCTGGTCATGCACCAGCTGCGCTGCAATGGCGTGCTGGAGGGCATCCGCATCTGCAGGAAGGGCTTCCCCAACCGCATCCTCTACGGGGACTTCCGGCAGAGGTGGGTACCAGGGCCCCCCAGGGCTCAGGGAACAGGGGGAGCATGGGCAGCCTCGGGTGAGAAGAGAGTCTTTAGGTGGCCTCAGATTCTGTGGGCAGAGCAGATCAGTGCAGAACGTGGGTAACTATGGGCACCTCCCTCCCAGGTACCGCATCCTGAACCCGGCAGCCATCCCCGAGGGCCAGTTCATTGACAGCAGGAAAGGGTCAGAGAAGCTGCTGGGCTCCCTGGACATTGACCACAACCAGTACAAGTTCGGTCACACCaaggtgaggaaagggaagaaacaaactGATTACAGGAAGACCTGTCTTGTCCTTTGACCCCTCACCTCATGGCTCCTTTCCTTTTACCAACCACCTCAGGAACATTACTGAACCACATGCTAGCCCTCCCCATGGACCAGACAGCACTGCTCCCCCATGCCAGCTGCAACTGCCATTGACTTCCTTCCTCCAGTTCTTTCCTGCCTTGTTAGCCTCCCTAAGACTAGCACCCCCTCTTTTCCCTCCTGCCTGTCCTAGTCATGtccacacacaccctctcccccAGGTGTTCTTCAAGGCGGGGCTGCTGGGGCTGCTGGAGGAGATGCGGGACGAGAGGCTGAGCCGCATCATCACCCGCATCCAGGCTCAGTCCCGGGGTGTGCTCTCCAGAATGGAGTTCAAGAAGCTGTTGGAACGCAGGTGAGAGATCTCAAAGGGAGATTCTCAGGTCTCTAAGGCCCAGGTTGGTTCAGAGCAGTATAAGGAGAAAGAGCACATCAGGTCTTCAAATGACAAAGAGGGCACGACACACATACAGACACGGGGTGGGCCTTGCTGTCGGAGTGTGGGATGGATGGAGGACAGGGCCATGACCCAGGAGCCAAGGCCTCaggacaggaaggagggaggaagctcTCTCACCAACCGTCTTGCTGTTCCCCCGCAGAGACTCCCTGCTGGTAATCCAGTGGAACATTCGAGCCTTCATGGGGGTCAAGAACTGGCCTTGGATGAAGCTCTACTTCAAGATCAAACCGCTGCTGAAGAgtgcagagacagagaaggagataGCCCTCATGAAGGAGGAGTTTGGGCGCCTCAAAGAGGCCCTGGAGAAGTCGGAGGCTCGACGCAAGGAGCTGGAGGAGAAGATGGTGTCCCTGCTGCAGGAGAAGAACGACCTGCAGCTCCAAGTGCAGGCGGTGAGGCTCCCGGACCTCTGCTGGCTCTTCTGCCCTACTCTGCCCACATCTCCCACACACCCTGCACTTCCCCACCCAGGGGCTCACCATCTTGTGCCCTCATAGGCAGAGGATTCTGGAATCAACACTTCCAAAGACCTCCAAAGAGGTctcttgagggaaagaaagggaaagggagaaagaactaattttaaaacatgggCTTTCCACCAGGGTTCAACCTGGATCCACAGCTTAATAATTTTGCAACCTTGGGCAAACAGTGCATTATCTTTGAATCTCAATGTCCTCATCTCTAGATGGGAAATAAAGCCACCCACCTCACCAGGTTGTAAATATGTAAAGTGCTGGCATCAACAAATGCAGTTCCCTCCCTTTGATGGAGGAACCAGAGGAAGAGGGCCAGATAAAGAGACTTCTGGttcccttcctctctgctctcaTCCCCCAGTGCTCCCGTCACATTACCCTAAAActcttcctctccccatcctTCTGAGGTTCTTCTCAGCTGGGGAGATCCTAGAGCTCCCCTCCTATAGTGAGGGTGGACCCTGTCCCTCCATGCACTTGCCAGGGCGAGGACCTCACCCACCAAACAGCTCCTCCTCTGTACCTTGccctcaggaacaagacaacctGGCTGATGCGGAAGAGCGCTGCGACCAGCTGATCAAGAACAAGATCCAGCTGGAGGCCAAGGTGAAGGAGATGACCGAGAGGCTGGAGGACGAAGAGGAGATGAACGCTGAGCTCACAGCCAAGAAGCGCAAGCTGGAAGACGAGTGCTCTGAGCTCAAGAGGGACATTGATGACCTGGAGCTGACACTGGCCAAGGTGGAGAAGGAGAAGCACGCGACAGAGAACAAGGTGAGGGCAGCTCCCTCTGGCTCCAGCCCAAGTCTCCTCAGGATTCCCAGACCTGAGTGTGGCCCTGGTCCTTGGCATTGGAGGTCTCCACAGATGTCTCCAGGTTGGTGACCTTTGACCCTAAAGGGGATGGGGTTCTTGGTCAACAGGTGAAGAACCTGACAGAGGAGATGGCTGGGCTGGACGAGATCATTGCCAAGCTGACCAAGGAGAAGAAAGCTCTGCAAGAGGCCCACCAACAGGCCCTGGATGACCTTCAGGCTGAGGAGGACAAGGTCAACACCCTGACCAAGGCCAAGGTCAAGCTGGAACAGCATGTGGACGATGTAAGTAGATTGTCACAAGGGCCTAGATATACCATGTCCATCTGTgcttgtgtgcgtgtgtatatgttTGGGGGCGTGGGGTTGGAGAGTGCTCCCTCTCCTGACACCTTTCTAGAAGGGAGCTAGGGAATAGAAAAGGGGAGCGGTGATCAATTCTGATTTATATATCTCATCTTGATGATGTGATCAACAGTAGAGACGGGCTTCCTTATTTCACTTTATGTTCAAGCCTATATGTCTCTCCTTTCAACCACAGGATTTAGAGGGTTATCTCATAAGAACATGAAACATTTTCTTGGGAATTCTGTGAAGCTCCTCAAGGATGATCTTTGGACTTCTAATATTTTAGCCAGGATCTGATCCTCAGTGATCATTGTTCCCACAGGTAGCCCTCTGAGCATATCTCTACTGAATCACTCTTTATCACTCTGTGTTATCATTCCTGAAGTATTGGTCCCAGACATAGACTGGAAGCTGCCTTTAGGTGGGAACTTGGATTTATTCAATTTTGTGTCTACAGTGCCTAATATGGGGCCTGGTATCCAGTAGGTGCTTATAGGATGCAGAATGAATGAACGTACCTTTGGGATTTCATCCCacagtcattcattcagtcatctaCCAAATAGTTACTGAGCATCTCTCCATGCTAGGTGCTCTCACAGTCCCCTGGCAACAACCGGCCCATTCTGGGGAAACTTTCCCAAGTCTTGACACCTCTCAGGACTCCTCAACCACAGTGGGACTAAGCTCCCAAATCACCAAATAAGGATGCTTGGCCTAACAGGGCACATTGGTTCTTTTCTCCATCAGCTGGAGGGATCCCTGGAGCAGGAAAAGAAGGTGCGCATGGACCTGGAACGAGCCAAGCGGAAGCTCGAGGGAGACCTGAAGCTGACCCAGGAGAGCATCATGGACCTGGAGAACGACAAGCAGCAGCTGGATGAGCGGCTAAAAAAGTAACGTGTTCCCTCTGCCCCTtcgcccttcctcctcccccgcccAGCAGCCTGTTCCGCCCATGGCAACATTAGCTGAGCCAAGACATCCATCCTCAGAGGCAACAGCCTCATGCAGCCTCCATAAGTAGGTGCAAAACTGTGGGCAAAGCCTCCAGGAAGAGGGCTTTCCTCCCCGAGACACGCACATAAGGGCCCGGCAGGCCTCCCTGGCAAAAGTCTAACCTGGATCCCTCAAGCCCTCTCTTCCTGCTGAGCACTCAAAAGGGATGGAAAATAACAGCTTACCCCCTTTATACACAAGTCTCTTTGGAGACCAGTTGCTTAACACGAAGGAAAGCTCCACACAAAAGCCTCTCAGGTAAGTCCTTTCAGGTCCTTCACAGAGAGCCCGGAGGACCACAGAGAAACGGCTCAGCCGCCACGTGTGAGAAGTGCACGGTCTGGCTACTTCTTTGTTCAGTGATCTTGTGGCTCCAATTCTTAGTGTAAGATCTTCCAAAATGTGTAGATCCACTTTTCACACTCGGTAAACGGTGAGTCTGTGGGGCATTTTGGATGATCAAAGATCTTACGGTGTTTTAGGGTCAGGACTATGAAAGGCTGTGAAACTCATCCTGGTCTACAGTCTCACCAGGAAGTCTTCACACTTCCCCAGGCACagtacttgctgaatgaatgaataaatatatgatcCCATTGATCCTCAAACCACCTTTTAAGAATGGTACTTGAACCCCacttaccaaagaggaaaggaaggctcagaaaggttaccAACTTGCCCAAAGTAACAGTGAGAGAATTAAAGACCATCAGAGCTAAAAGGGGCCTTTGAGTCGACCTAGTCCAACGCCTTCATTTTACAGACCAAAGAAGGGAGCATCTCAGAGCCCAGGTCCTGTCACTCCACCTACAGTGCTCTTCCTGTTATATTTCCTATTGAACTTCAATCCTTCAGCAGGTGTTACACTTTCAGGGACCTTACAACAGCCCTGGAAGCTAGGGGTTTTTTGATGAAATTTTGCTCCTCGTTTGTTTCATTACCATCTCCAACCACTGGCAGGCCCTCCTGGAGCCCAACCAGCCTCCCTTGcctcaccctccctccttccccgcaGGAAGGACTTTGAGCTGAACGCCCTCAATGCGAGGATTGAGGATGAGCAGGCCCTGGGCAGCCAGCTGCAGAAGAAGCTCAAAGAGCTTCAGGTAAGGTCCCTGGGCTGGTCCTCAGCACCCTAACCCTCCTCCAGGCCGTTCTCTCCCAGCATCACAGGCACTGGCTCTGTGTCTGTGAAGGAAGGTGCTGGGCCATCACAGTTCCCCTGTGGAGCACCTCGAGGAGGGCTGACTGATCCAAAGATGATATAGGAAGAGATCTTGAAACACTCACGGGTCTGGGGACAGAAATCCCAGCTTCCTATATCAGCTGTGGTTCAGCTGGTGACTGGGTCTATATGTCCTCCCTTGTTCCCTGTGGCTTTTAAGGCCCGTTCAGCCCTTCTGGTCTGTGACTTCAGTTCTTACCTCTAGAGTGGacactgtgttgggtctttagtTGTCTGGTCAGACGAACCTGGCTCTCTCATTCCAACTTCTATTATTTTTGCCACAAAACCGCTTGAACTATCCCTGGAACACAGGTCTCTTTGTCCTTCTTCAAGAGCAAGCTTCAACCACTTTCCTTCCAATAAAGAGCATGTACAATGTTCTGGCCCAAAGTCAGATGTCCAAACCATCTCACcaaaatccttttatttctacCTGTCCACTGGTGGAACTAAGCTGCCTGCTGTTCCAGACAGGCCAGGAGCCTTCTagagccctggggagggggctctgATGGAGGGGTCAGGCGGTGGGTCTGAGCCCCCTATACCCTGCCCAGGCACGCAtcgaggagctggaggaggagctggaggccGAGCGCACTGCCCGGGCCAAGGTGGAGAAGCTGCGCTCAGACCTGTCCCGGGAGCTGGAGGAGATCAGTGAGCGGCTGGAGGAGGCCGGCGGGGCCACGTCCGTGCAGATCGAGCTGAACAAGAAGCGCGAGGCTGAGTTTCAGAAGATGAGGCGGGACCTGGAGGAGGCCACGCTGCAGCACGAGGCCACGGCGGCCGCCCTGCGCAAGAAGCACGCCGACAGCGTGGCCGAGCTGGGCGAGCAGATTGACAACCTGCAGCGCGTGAAGCAGAAGCTGGAGAAGGAGAAGAGCGAGTTCAAGCTGGAGCTGGATGACGTCACCTCCAACATGGAGCAGATCATCAAGGCCAAGGTGGGcctctgctctcctctcccctcctccaattCCCTCCACCTGCCTCCACTTTCTGTCCgtgtctcctctctcttctttgatGGTTCAGCTTCCCGCTTCCTTTCTTTTACCCAGTTCTTGGACCCTTTCATTCCTCCATGcctttctcctcccttctcctttaATTGCACCACTCACACCCCTTCAGCACCCTCTACATAAATCGTATGACTCTCCTTCCTGTCTCAGGCTAACCTGGAGAAGATGTGTCGGACCCTGGAGGACCAGATGAATGAGCATCGAAGCAAGGCCGAGGAGACCCAGCGTTCTGTCAATGACCTCACCAGCCAGCGGGCAAAGCTGCAGACCGAGAACGGTGAGCCCCACCCTAGTCTCCCAACTTCCTGAGCCACCCAGGCTTGGGTGCACACACCTATCTCTCCAGAGAATGGGACCTGAGGGTtaagggaggggttgggggagagaggaGTGACTGACCTTTGGAAGTTGAGCATGCCTCGGTGCCTCTCCAGGTGAGCTGTCCCGGCAGCTGGATGAGAAGGAGGCGCTGATC
Protein-coding regions in this window:
- the LOC131753420 gene encoding myosin-7; translation: MADAEMSAFGEAAPYLRKSEKERLEDQTRPFDLKKDVFVPDVKEEFVKAKITSREGGKVTAETEFGKTVTVKEDQVLQQNPPKFDKIEDMAMLTFLHEPAVLYNLKERYASWMIYTYSGLFCVTINPYKWLPVYNAEVVAAYRGKKRSEAPPHIFSISDNAYQYMLTDRENQSILITGESGAGKTVNTKRVIQYFAVIAAIGDRSKKEQTSGKGTLEDQIIQANPALEAFGNAKTVRNDNSSRFGKFIRIHFGATGKLASADIETYLLEKSRVIFQLKAERDYHIFYQILSNRKPELLDMLLITNNPYDYAFISQGETTVDSIDDAEELMATDNAFDVLSFTSEEKNSMYKLTGAIMHFGNMKFKLKQREEQAEPDGTEEADKSAYLMGLNSADLLKGLCHPRVKVGNEYVTKGQNVQQVAYATGALAKAVYEKMFNWMVTRINATLETKQPRQYFIGVLDIAGFEIFDFNSFEQLCINFTNEKLQQFFNHHMFVLEQEEYKKEGIEWEFIDFGMDLQACIDLIEKPMGIMSILEEECMFPKATDMTFKAKLFDNHLGKSSNFQKPRNIKGRPEAHFSLIHYAGTVDYNIIGWLQKNKDPLNETVVELYKKSSLKMLGALFANYAGFDTPIERGKGKAKKGSSFQTVSALHRENLNKLMTNLRSTHPHFVRCIIPNETKTPGLIDNPLVMHQLRCNGVLEGIRICRKGFPNRILYGDFRQRYRILNPAAIPEGQFIDSRKGSEKLLGSLDIDHNQYKFGHTKVFFKAGLLGLLEEMRDERLSRIITRIQAQSRGVLSRMEFKKLLERRDSLLVIQWNIRAFMGVKNWPWMKLYFKIKPLLKSAETEKEIALMKEEFGRLKEALEKSEARRKELEEKMVSLLQEKNDLQLQVQAEQDNLADAEERCDQLIKNKIQLEAKVKEMTERLEDEEEMNAELTAKKRKLEDECSELKRDIDDLELTLAKVEKEKHATENKVKNLTEEMAGLDEIIAKLTKEKKALQEAHQQALDDLQAEEDKVNTLTKAKVKLEQHVDDLEGSLEQEKKVRMDLERAKRKLEGDLKLTQESIMDLENDKQQLDERLKKKDFELNALNARIEDEQALGSQLQKKLKELQARIEELEEELEAERTARAKVEKLRSDLSRELEEISERLEEAGGATSVQIELNKKREAEFQKMRRDLEEATLQHEATAAALRKKHADSVAELGEQIDNLQRVKQKLEKEKSEFKLELDDVTSNMEQIIKAKANLEKMCRTLEDQMNEHRSKAEETQRSVNDLTSQRAKLQTENGELSRQLDEKEALISQLTRGKLTYTQQLEDLKRQLEEEVKAKNALAHALQSARHDCDLLREQYEEETEAKAELQRVLSKANSEVAQWRTKYETDAIQRTEELEEAKKKLAQRLQDAEEAVEAVNAKCSSLEKTKHRLQNEIEDLMVDVERSNAAAAALDKKQRNFDKILAEWKQKYEESQSELESSQKEARSLSTELFKLKNAYEESLEHLETFKRENKNLQEEISDLTEQLGSSGKTIHELEKVRKQLEAEKLELQSALEEAEASLEHEEGKILRAQLEFNQIKAEMERKLAEKDEEMEQAKRNHLRVVDSLQTSLDAETRSRNEALRVKKKMEGDLNEMEIQLSHANRVAAEAQKQVKSLQSLLKDTQIQLDDVVRANDDLKENIAIVERRNNLLQAELEELRAVVEQTERSRKLAEQELIETSERVQLLHSQNTSLINQKKKMEADLSQLQSEVEEAVQECRNAEEKAKKAITDAAMMAEELKKEQDTSAHLERMKKNMEQTIKDLQHRLDEAEQIALKGGKKQLQKLEARVRELENELEAEQKRVAESIKGMRKSERRIKELTYQTEEDRKNLLRLQDLVDKLQLKVKAYKRQAEEAEEQANTNLSKFRKVQHELDEAEERADIAESQVNKLRAKSRDIGAKGLNEE